The following are encoded in a window of Carya illinoinensis cultivar Pawnee chromosome 15, C.illinoinensisPawnee_v1, whole genome shotgun sequence genomic DNA:
- the LOC122297505 gene encoding homeobox protein ATH1-like — MMENNLCIVPTDMGSQSPVVIDGFPPRTTSNTLLQSNSFDLNNQNHIMTGFPVLSALQGESMNGLHTNPNVERVVDSNALVTLLGRNVARDASLCHSRLSGNTQFQDQAAGGAAISAASHATFPAAKFDLQENLNNLAILAPSICPLDVLRTYASNGCSNASFATSLSCGYEDVLGNTNTKWETKYPAPLELVGKSPVRAELQPFSSTASIIPDGWMSSHSGNVTTNAPYSSSNFNNELSLTLATSEPSVLNEINIPDQCSEMGMSGVTRHCLNETTLSSEQTCNSKELSVSFGSYRSPEFSQVILGSRYLHVIQEILAQIANHSLENLDHMSYPTARNEAGSNIPFSSSVPAERWMSSTVPDVDGGLELQMEFTLQRRTVEAKKAQLLTLLQVVDDQYSQCVDEIHTVISAFHAATELDPQIHARFALQTVSFLYRNLRERISNYILAMGAHFNSTCKKEKKRSFETSFIQKQWALQQLKSKDHQLWRPQRGLPERSVSVLRAWMFQNFLHPYPKDAEKHLLAVKSGLTRSQVSNWFINARVRLWKPMIEEMYAEMNRRKVQRDKEGTQSNHRNNMSITNHRFSST; from the exons ATGATGGAGAATAATTTGTGTATAGTTCCAACAGATATGGGAAGCCAAAGTCCCGTTGTCATAGATGGATTTCCACCACGTACAACTTCAAACACACTCCTGCAATCCAACTCATTTGACCTTAACAACCAAAACCACATAATGACTGGATTTCCAGTGCTTTCTGCATTGCAAGGAGAATCAATGAATGGTCTCCATACTAATCCAAATGTTGAGCGGGTTGTTGATTCTAATGCATTGGTTACATTGCTAGGAAGAAACGTGGCGAGAGATGCCTCACTTTGCCATTCACGTCTCAGTGGTAACACTCAGTTTCAAGACCAAGCAGCTGGAGGAGCAGCTATATCTGCTGCTTCACATGCTACATTCCCGGCTGCAAAATTTGATCTTCAAGAAAATCTAAACAATTTAGCAATTTTGGCCCCTTCAATCTGTCCTTTGGATGTTTTACGAACTTATGCTTCAAATGGCTGTTCTAATGCTTCTTTTGCAACATCTTTGAGCTGTGGATATGAAGATGTACTTGGTAATACGAACACAAAGTGGGAGACCAAGTACCCCGCTCCACTAGAGCTTGTTGGGAAATCACCAGTAAGAGCAGAGCTTCAGCCATTTTCATCTACAGCAAGTATCATTCCAGATGGATGGATGTCATCACATAGTGGAAATGTGACCACAAATGCTCCTTACAGTTCCTCCAATTTTAATAATGAGCTCTCGTTAACTCTTGCTACATCTGAGCCTTCTGTTCTCAATGAGATTAACATCCCGGATCAGTGCTCTGAAATGGGTATGTCCGGTGTGACACGCCATTGCTTGAATGAAACAACATTAAGTTCTGAACAGACTTGCAACAGTAAGGAGCTTTCTGTAAGTTTTGGCTCTTACAGATCACCTGAGTTCTCTCAAGTAATACTAGGATCAAGATATCTTCATGTAATCCAGGAGATACTTGCTCAAATTGCAAACCATTCACTAGAAAATCTAGACCATATGAGTTATCCAACTGCTAGGAATGAGGCTGGTTCAAATATACCGTTCTCTTCAAGTGTCCCAGCTGAAAGATGGATGTCTTCCACAGTTCCTGATGTGGATGGTGGATTGGAGCTTCAAATGGAGTTCACATTGCAAAGACGGACAGTTGAAGCTAAGAAAGCCCAACTGCTGACTCTGCTACAAGTG GTTGATGACCAATACAGCCAATGCGTGGATGAGATCCATACTGTTATTTCTGCATTTCATGCTGCTACCGAGTTGGACCCTCAGATACATGCTCGTTTTGCTCTGCAAACAGTGTCTTTCTTGTATAGAAACCTGAGAGAAAGGATTAGCAACTATATCCTTGCAATGGGAGCACATTTTAACAGCACAtgcaagaaagagaagaaaagatctTTTGAAACTTCTTTCATCCAAAAGCAATGGGCTCTACAGCAGCTAAAAAGTAAAGATCATCAGTTATGGAGACCCCAACGAGGCTTGCCGGAAAGATCTGTCTCAGTTTTAAGGGCATGGATGTTTCAAAACTTTCTTCATCC GTATCCTAAAGATGCAGAGAAGCATTTACTTGCAGTAAAAAGTGGATTGACTAGAAGCCAG gTATCCAATTGGTTCATCAATGCTCGAGTTCGGCTGTGGAAACCAATGATTGAAGAAATGTACGCTGAGATGAACAGAAGAAAGGTACAACGAGATAAGGAAGGAACCCAAAGCAACCATAGAAACAACATGAGCATCACCAACCATAGATTTAGTTCCACATGA